From Gimesia panareensis, the proteins below share one genomic window:
- a CDS encoding UbiD family decarboxylase: MGYRGLRECVNDLERTGQLIRIEQEIDANLEAAEIQRRVYQAGGPAVFFANVRNCRFPMVSNLFGTLERTQYIFRDALRAVNHLVELKVDPSQFWKHPWRYRDVPFSLLHMLPRNCSRGPIMQNRIQLQDLPQLKSWPDDGGPFVTLPQVYTESPRRGGLMNSNLGMYRIQLAGNEYQPNQQIGLHYQIHRSIGVHHAEAIEKGEPLKVNVFVGGAPAMTLSAVMPLPERLSELTFAGALSKRAIRMVRNPGGLPMYADADFCITGWVDPEQLLPEGPFGDHLGYYSLKHPFPVMNVEAIYHRNDAIWPFTVVGRPPQEDTAFGAIIHEITGPAIPSVIPGVHQVHAVDAAGVHPLLLAVGSERYTPYDQERKPQEILTNANAILGQGQLSLAKYLMIIAREDNPQLDAEEIEDFLAHLLERIDWQRDLHFQTCTTIDTLDYSGTGFNMGSKVVMAAAGPVRRELATEIPGDFSLPDGFTAPRVCRPGILAVQAPRFVEQNQDLRKFCAALDLSHPINGFPLVVLIDDSEFTAASLNNFLWTVFTRSNPASDIDGIEAFTEQKHWGCRGALVIDARIKPHHAPPLIENPEITRRVDQLGAPGGPLHGII; this comes from the coding sequence ATGGGATACCGTGGACTGCGTGAATGCGTCAATGACCTGGAGCGAACAGGTCAGCTGATTCGAATCGAGCAGGAAATCGATGCGAACCTGGAAGCAGCTGAAATTCAGCGCCGCGTCTATCAGGCGGGGGGCCCGGCTGTGTTCTTTGCGAATGTCCGTAACTGCCGCTTCCCGATGGTCAGCAACCTGTTTGGTACCCTGGAACGCACCCAATATATTTTTCGCGATGCCCTGCGCGCAGTAAATCATCTGGTGGAACTGAAAGTTGATCCTTCGCAGTTCTGGAAACACCCCTGGCGCTATCGCGACGTTCCCTTTTCGCTGCTGCATATGCTGCCCCGCAATTGTTCGCGGGGGCCGATCATGCAGAACCGGATTCAGCTGCAAGACCTGCCGCAACTGAAAAGCTGGCCCGACGATGGCGGTCCGTTTGTAACGCTGCCCCAGGTGTATACGGAATCTCCCCGCCGCGGAGGGCTGATGAACTCCAACCTGGGGATGTACCGTATTCAGCTGGCCGGCAATGAGTATCAACCGAACCAACAGATCGGCCTGCATTACCAGATCCACCGCAGCATCGGCGTGCATCATGCAGAGGCGATTGAAAAGGGAGAGCCGCTGAAGGTGAATGTCTTTGTGGGCGGTGCGCCGGCAATGACACTTTCCGCGGTGATGCCTCTGCCGGAAAGGTTGTCTGAACTCACCTTCGCAGGTGCCCTCAGCAAGCGGGCGATTCGCATGGTCCGCAATCCCGGCGGGCTCCCCATGTATGCGGACGCCGACTTCTGTATTACCGGCTGGGTCGATCCGGAACAGCTGCTGCCGGAAGGTCCGTTTGGCGATCACCTGGGTTACTACAGCCTGAAGCATCCGTTTCCGGTCATGAATGTCGAAGCCATCTACCATCGCAACGATGCAATCTGGCCCTTCACCGTGGTGGGTCGCCCCCCGCAGGAAGATACCGCCTTTGGCGCGATCATTCATGAGATCACCGGTCCCGCGATTCCGTCTGTCATTCCAGGTGTGCACCAGGTCCATGCCGTGGATGCAGCCGGCGTGCACCCCCTGCTGCTGGCGGTCGGCAGCGAACGCTACACGCCCTACGATCAGGAGCGCAAGCCCCAGGAAATTCTGACGAACGCGAACGCCATCCTGGGACAGGGGCAGCTGAGCCTGGCAAAATACCTGATGATCATCGCCCGGGAGGACAATCCCCAACTGGACGCCGAAGAGATTGAAGACTTTCTTGCACATCTGCTGGAACGCATCGACTGGCAGCGCGATCTGCATTTCCAAACCTGCACGACGATCGACACACTCGATTACTCGGGTACCGGATTTAACATGGGTTCCAAAGTCGTGATGGCGGCCGCGGGACCGGTCAGGCGTGAACTGGCCACTGAAATACCGGGAGACTTCTCACTGCCGGACGGCTTTACTGCACCGCGCGTCTGTCGGCCCGGTATTCTCGCTGTGCAAGCACCACGATTTGTGGAGCAGAATCAGGATCTGCGAAAGTTCTGTGCGGCCCTGGATCTGTCGCATCCCATCAATGGCTTTCCCCTGGTGGTCCTGATCGACGACAGCGAGTTTACAGCAGCCAGCCTGAATAACTTTCTGTGGACGGTCTTTACCCGCTCCAATCCGGCATCTGATATCGACGGTATCGAAGCCTTCACCGAGCAGAAACACTGGGGCTGTCGTGGTGCGCTGGTCATTGATGCCCGCATCAAACCACACCATGCTCCTCCCCTGATCGAAAACCCGGAGATCACCCGCCGCGTCGATCAGCTGGGTGCTCCCGGCGGTCCATTGCATGGTATTATCTGA